One Clavelina lepadiformis chromosome 1, kaClaLepa1.1, whole genome shotgun sequence genomic region harbors:
- the LOC143455622 gene encoding protein Shroom2-like, with product MAPRSNRLLYVSCPSSPGTLSPPGSPQWCQVAGLLQTSGTPYNETFSASSQNHYRSAASKAQILFHVQKNMTIDDVEENETHENIVDKKVELILRIKSKLEDLEYMKALLKVEMRENECLGKQIHEQAKRACTQRELEKYNILVQDIDKVINLRLSIIRRLACVDNTINMLSTSADEQEVRLLYQKRDKLNKQKEEAEELKLNSDKRQALVSSILAGHLDKEQFADFKHYIEMKSTLIAEQRELDEKFRLGEEQVRCLYDSLSEDWQLYIDQVTAEK from the exons ATGGCCCCTCGATCAAACAGACTTTTGTATGTGTCATGTCCATCGTCGCCAGGTACATTATCACCCCCTGGATCACCACAGTGGTGCCAAGTTGCTGGATTACTGCAAACAAG TGGAACCCCATACAACGAGACATTTTCCGCCTCCTCGCAAAACCATTACAGGTCGGCAGCCTCTAAAGCACAGATCTTGTTTCATGTTCAAAAAAACATGACGATTGATGATGTGGAGGAAAATGAAACGCATGAAAATATTGTTGACAAAAAG GTGGAGTTGATTTTACGAATTAAGTCAAAACTTGAGGACCTTGAGTACATGAAAGCTCTTCTAAAAGTGGAAATGAGAGAAAACGAATGTTTAGGAAAGCAGATTCACGAACAAGCTAAGCGCGCTTGTACACAAAGGGAATTAGAAAAATACAACATCCTGGTTCAAGATATCGATAAAGTTATTAATCTGCGACTTTCAATCATCAGAAGACTTGCGTGTGTGGATAACACGATAAACATGCTGTCAACTAGCGCAGACGAGCAAGAAGTG AGACTTCTCTATCAAAAACGTGACAAACTTAACAAGCAAAAAGAAGAAGCGGAAGAACTGAAATTAAACAGCGATAAACGGCAAGCTTTGGTATCATCGATCCTTGCTGGTCATCTCGACAAAGAGCAG TTTGCAGATTTCAAGCACTACATAGAAATGAAATCTACTCTGATTGCTGAACAACGCGAActtgatgaaaaatttcgaCTGGGCGAGGAACAGGTGCGATGTTTATATGATAGTTTGTCGGAAGATTGGCAACTATACATCGACCAAGTGACAGCGGAAAAATGA